One genomic segment of Polyangia bacterium includes these proteins:
- a CDS encoding cob(I)yrinic acid a,c-diamide adenosyltransferase, giving the protein MVRLNRIYTKAGDGGQTRLASGEKVGKNSGRIETYGTVDELSSCLGLARTALQTPVAPAGARELDAVLRRIQNELFNLGSDLATTPAHRHPKQPVIEARHVEALEREIDQWNESLPELRSFILPGGGWVASYLHLARTVCRRAERLLVTLISTDEINPQALPYLNRLSDALFVMSRHASRLYGEPEPLWEPEKT; this is encoded by the coding sequence ATGGTGAGGCTCAATCGGATCTACACCAAGGCCGGCGACGGTGGACAGACCCGCCTGGCCAGTGGCGAGAAGGTAGGAAAAAACAGCGGGCGCATCGAAACCTATGGCACCGTCGACGAACTGTCGTCGTGTCTGGGTCTGGCTCGCACGGCGCTGCAGACGCCGGTCGCGCCCGCCGGCGCCCGCGAATTGGACGCGGTCTTACGCCGCATTCAGAACGAGCTTTTCAATCTCGGCAGCGATCTCGCCACCACGCCCGCCCACCGCCACCCGAAGCAGCCGGTGATCGAAGCGCGCCACGTCGAGGCGCTGGAGCGTGAGATCGATCAATGGAACGAATCGCTGCCCGAGCTGCGCAGCTTCATTCTTCCTGGTGGCGGCTGGGTGGCGTCGTACCTGCACCTCGCTCGCACCGTGTGCCGCCGCGCTGAGCGCCTGCTGGTCACGCTGATCAGCACCGACGAGATCAACCCGCAGGCGCTGCCGTATTTGAACCGGCTTTCCGACGCCCTGTTCGTGATGAGCCGCCACGCCTCCCGCCTGTACGGCGAACCCGAACCGCTGTGGGAGCCCGAGAAGACGTAA
- a CDS encoding HAD family hydrolase, with the protein MLFDPLPRAILLDVGFTLTFCDGRAIASHAARAGVIVDPLAIEGAEGALRAELRETLGTVHRTHDDGGKRYLGRIFRRTLELAGQAGPPDSLQRAVEIVLGEHLRRNVWCRVGAGVPTSLQRLRAAGCRLAVVSNSEGTVEAMLETVGLRPLLDTVVDSAVVGLVKPDPRIFQVALDRLGIASSQAVMVGDSPSADVVGARAVGARAALLDPFDLYLSVDAPRFRDLAAFTDALLGTD; encoded by the coding sequence ATGCTGTTCGATCCTCTACCGCGCGCGATTCTTCTCGACGTCGGTTTCACGCTGACCTTTTGCGACGGCCGGGCCATCGCCTCGCACGCCGCGCGCGCCGGCGTGATCGTCGATCCGCTGGCCATCGAAGGCGCCGAGGGCGCCTTGCGCGCCGAGCTGCGCGAGACGCTGGGCACCGTCCACCGCACGCACGACGACGGCGGCAAACGCTATCTCGGCCGCATCTTTCGCCGCACGCTGGAGCTGGCCGGCCAAGCCGGGCCACCCGATTCTTTGCAGCGCGCGGTGGAGATCGTCCTCGGCGAGCACCTGCGACGCAACGTCTGGTGTCGCGTCGGCGCGGGCGTGCCGACGTCGCTGCAGCGCCTGCGCGCCGCCGGCTGTCGCCTGGCCGTGGTCTCGAACAGCGAGGGCACCGTCGAGGCGATGCTGGAGACGGTCGGCCTGCGGCCGCTGCTGGACACCGTGGTCGACTCTGCCGTGGTCGGTCTGGTCAAACCCGATCCGCGCATCTTTCAGGTGGCGCTGGACCGTCTGGGGATTGCGTCGTCGCAAGCGGTGATGGTCGGCGATTCTCCTTCAGCGGATGTGGTGGGCGCGCGCGCTGTGGGCGCGCGCGCCGCCCTGTTGGATCCGTTCGATCTGTACCTATCGGTGGACGCCCCGCGCTTTCGCGACCTGGCGGCGTTCACCGACGCGCTATTGGGAACTGATTAG
- a CDS encoding HU family DNA-binding protein: MAKVLTKSQIIQAIADAHKEKLARKDVARVIESLANVGHKELKKNGLFVLPGFAKFVVVKKPATKERPGINPFTKEPITIKAKPARKVLKARPLKAAKDSLA, encoded by the coding sequence ATGGCAAAGGTCCTCACGAAGTCCCAGATAATCCAGGCGATCGCGGATGCTCACAAGGAAAAGCTTGCGCGCAAAGACGTCGCCCGCGTGATCGAGTCGCTGGCCAATGTTGGACACAAAGAGCTCAAGAAGAATGGTCTCTTCGTGCTGCCCGGCTTCGCCAAGTTTGTCGTCGTGAAAAAACCGGCCACCAAAGAACGCCCTGGCATCAACCCGTTCACCAAGGAACCGATCACCATCAAGGCCAAGCCCGCTCGCAAGGTCTTGAAGGCGCGCCCACTCAAGGCGGCCAAGGATTCGCTGGCCTAA
- a CDS encoding Dam family site-specific DNA-(adenine-N6)-methyltransferase, producing MAALVSPSSSVKASSPTETAPFLKWAGGKRQLLPAIMRVVPPAIGTYYEPFVGAGALFFALAAARKFKRAVIADTNSDLIDCYLAVRDQLNDVIDELRRYRYERDAYYAVRALDPEKLSPAERAARVIYLNRCGYNGLYRVNSAGHFNVPFGRHRSVLICDVDRLQAASAALQGVDIRRQDFDATVTDARPGDFVYLDPPYVPLSRTSSFTAYAQGRFGAEEQSRLAATLRRLGAAGVATVLSNSDCPTTRKLYRHLPRQKIAVRRAINSVATARGPVAELLVRSFDF from the coding sequence GTGGCGGCGCTGGTGTCGCCATCGTCGTCGGTGAAGGCGTCCTCACCGACGGAGACGGCGCCGTTTTTGAAATGGGCCGGCGGCAAACGACAGCTTTTGCCGGCGATCATGCGGGTGGTTCCTCCTGCGATAGGCACCTACTACGAACCGTTCGTCGGCGCCGGCGCGCTGTTCTTCGCCTTGGCGGCCGCCCGAAAATTTAAACGCGCCGTCATCGCCGACACCAACAGCGACCTGATTGACTGTTATCTCGCCGTCCGCGATCAACTGAATGATGTCATCGACGAGCTGCGCCGCTATCGATACGAACGCGACGCTTACTACGCGGTGCGGGCGCTAGACCCGGAAAAACTGTCGCCGGCCGAACGAGCGGCGCGGGTCATCTATCTCAATCGCTGCGGGTACAACGGCCTTTATCGGGTGAACAGCGCCGGCCACTTCAACGTGCCGTTCGGTCGTCATCGCTCGGTACTGATCTGCGATGTCGATCGGCTGCAAGCGGCGTCGGCCGCGTTGCAAGGCGTGGACATCCGCCGCCAAGACTTCGACGCCACCGTGACCGACGCCAGGCCGGGTGATTTCGTCTACCTCGATCCGCCGTATGTCCCACTGTCGCGCACGTCGTCGTTCACGGCGTACGCGCAAGGGCGGTTCGGGGCGGAGGAGCAGTCACGATTGGCGGCGACATTGCGGCGTCTGGGGGCGGCGGGCGTGGCGACGGTGCTGTCGAATTCGGATTGTCCGACGACGCGCAAGCTGTATCGCCATCTGCCGCGGCAAAAGATCGCCGTGCGGCGGGCGATCAACTCGGTGGCCACCGCGCGCGGTCCCGTCGCCGAGTTGCTGGTGCGCAGCTTCGATTTCTGA
- a CDS encoding FKBP-type peptidyl-prolyl cis-trans isomerase, producing MVEEVQVGTGDVASKGKVVSVHYTGRLTDGTKFDSSLDHGRPIEFALGTGRVIKGWDQGIDGMKVGGKRKLTIPPDLAYGARGTPGGPIPPNATLVFDVELVGVK from the coding sequence ATGGTCGAAGAGGTGCAGGTGGGAACCGGCGACGTGGCCAGCAAAGGCAAGGTGGTGTCGGTCCACTACACCGGCCGGCTGACCGACGGCACCAAGTTCGATAGCTCGCTGGATCACGGGCGGCCGATCGAATTTGCGCTTGGCACCGGGCGGGTGATCAAAGGTTGGGACCAAGGTATCGACGGCATGAAGGTCGGCGGCAAGCGCAAGCTGACCATCCCGCCTGATCTGGCCTATGGCGCGCGCGGCACACCGGGCGGGCCGATTCCCCCGAATGCCACGCTGGTTTTCGACGTCGAGCTGGTCGGCGTCAAGTAG
- the fusA gene encoding elongation factor G, with product MASIDKVRNIGISAHIDSGKTTLSERILFYTGKIHKIEEVRGKSGVGAKMDSMDLEREKGITIQSAATYCEWDGYNINLIDTPGHVDFTIEVERALRVLDGAVLVLCGTSGVQSQSYTVDRQMRRYNVPRLAFINKLDRAGADPKRVTAQLKEKLRHNTITMQLPIGEEADFDGIIDLIKMKASFFDGDNGEDIREEEIPADRLEEAKTARHDMIAAIADHDEAMADKYLAEAEVTPAELHAAIRRVTIALKMTPVFIGSAYKNKGVQLLLDGVNMYLPNPTEVTNIALDQNKNEEKTVLLSDPKKPFVGLAFKLEEGRYGQLTYMRVYQGSLSKGDFIVNNSSNRRRIKVPRLVRMHSNEMNDIETATAGDIVALFGVECSSGDTFSTESVAYTMTSMHVPEAVISLAVSPKDKANATNFSKALNRFTKEDPTFRVHRDEESAQTIISGMGELHLEIYIERMKREYSCEVISGKPQVAYREAIGQHAEFSYTHKKQTGGSGQYGKVAGFIEPLPADHATGFEFVDEIVGGSIPREFIPACEKGFREAVKKGPLIGFPIVGVKCVINDGASHPVDSSEIAFRTAALMGFREAYAGAKPTILEPIMRVEVQFPEEFQGAVMGQLNQRRGTIISSEKQEGFVQAMAEVPLNDMFGYSTDLRSATQGKGEFTMEFQKYAEVPKQAREVMMAEFRTKREKEAAAR from the coding sequence ATGGCGTCCATCGACAAGGTTCGAAACATCGGAATCTCCGCCCACATCGATTCAGGGAAGACCACCCTGTCCGAACGCATCCTTTTTTACACTGGAAAAATCCACAAGATCGAAGAGGTCAGGGGCAAGTCGGGCGTGGGCGCCAAGATGGACTCGATGGATCTCGAACGCGAGAAGGGCATCACGATCCAATCCGCCGCCACCTACTGCGAGTGGGACGGATACAACATCAACCTGATCGATACGCCCGGACACGTCGACTTCACCATCGAGGTTGAACGCGCGTTGCGGGTTCTCGACGGGGCGGTGCTGGTTCTGTGCGGCACCTCTGGCGTGCAATCGCAGTCGTACACCGTCGATCGCCAGATGCGCCGCTACAACGTGCCGCGCCTGGCCTTCATCAACAAGCTCGACCGCGCGGGCGCCGATCCCAAACGCGTCACGGCGCAGCTGAAGGAAAAGCTGCGCCACAACACCATCACCATGCAGCTGCCCATCGGCGAAGAGGCCGACTTCGACGGTATCATCGACCTCATCAAGATGAAGGCTTCCTTCTTCGACGGCGACAACGGCGAGGACATCCGCGAAGAAGAGATCCCGGCCGACCGGCTTGAGGAGGCCAAGACCGCCCGCCACGACATGATCGCCGCCATCGCCGATCACGACGAGGCCATGGCCGACAAATACCTCGCCGAAGCCGAGGTCACCCCCGCCGAGCTGCACGCCGCCATTCGCCGGGTGACCATCGCCCTCAAGATGACGCCGGTCTTCATCGGCTCGGCGTACAAGAACAAGGGCGTTCAGCTGCTGCTCGACGGCGTGAACATGTACCTGCCGAATCCGACCGAGGTCACCAACATCGCCCTCGACCAGAACAAGAACGAAGAGAAGACTGTCCTTTTGTCGGATCCGAAGAAGCCGTTTGTCGGACTGGCCTTCAAGCTGGAAGAAGGGCGCTACGGGCAGCTGACTTATATGCGCGTTTATCAGGGCTCGCTCTCCAAGGGCGACTTCATCGTCAACAACTCGTCGAACCGCAGACGCATCAAGGTGCCGCGCCTGGTGCGCATGCACTCGAACGAGATGAACGACATCGAGACGGCCACGGCGGGCGACATCGTCGCGCTGTTCGGCGTGGAGTGCTCGTCGGGCGATACGTTCTCGACCGAATCGGTGGCCTACACCATGACGTCGATGCACGTGCCGGAGGCGGTCATCTCCTTGGCCGTTTCGCCCAAGGACAAGGCCAACGCCACCAACTTCTCCAAGGCCCTCAATCGCTTCACCAAAGAGGATCCGACCTTCCGCGTCCACCGCGACGAGGAGTCGGCCCAGACCATCATCAGCGGGATGGGCGAGCTTCACCTCGAGATCTACATCGAGCGCATGAAGCGCGAGTACAGCTGCGAGGTGATCTCGGGTAAGCCCCAGGTGGCGTACCGCGAGGCCATCGGGCAGCACGCGGAGTTCAGTTACACCCACAAGAAACAGACCGGCGGTTCGGGCCAGTACGGTAAGGTGGCCGGGTTCATCGAGCCGCTGCCCGCCGATCACGCCACCGGGTTCGAGTTCGTCGACGAGATCGTGGGCGGTTCGATCCCGCGCGAGTTTATCCCGGCCTGCGAAAAAGGCTTCCGCGAGGCCGTGAAGAAGGGGCCGCTGATCGGGTTCCCCATTGTCGGCGTCAAGTGCGTCATCAATGACGGCGCTTCGCACCCGGTCGATTCGTCGGAAATCGCCTTCCGCACGGCGGCGCTGATGGGTTTCCGCGAGGCCTATGCCGGCGCCAAGCCGACCATCCTCGAGCCTATCATGCGGGTCGAGGTGCAGTTCCCGGAGGAGTTCCAGGGCGCCGTCATGGGCCAGCTGAACCAGCGCCGCGGCACCATCATCTCGTCGGAGAAACAGGAAGGCTTCGTGCAAGCGATGGCCGAGGTGCCGCTTAACGACATGTTCGGCTATTCGACGGACCTGCGGTCGGCGACGCAAGGCAAGGGCGAGTTCACCATGGAGTTCCAGAAGTACGCCGAGGTGCCCAAGCAGGCCCGCGAAGTGATGATGGCCGAATTTCGCACCAAGCGAGAGAAAGAGGCCGCGGCCCGTTGA